ACTGTCCATAGGGCCTCAGAGTACTACCATGAGCTGGCTACTCTCTTTAGGGGTACACTGAAGAAGCATCTGAGAGATCCCCCGCTGTGGAGCTGGCCGGTACTTGTCACAACAACCTATAGAGATTTGGCACCAATTGTGACAGTATCAACTTCTTATAAATTGTGGACCATGAGAAAGGTTTGAGGTTGTCCTCAGCAACCTTTTTCTTGACTGGAAACAATAGAGTGCCAGAGGGGAATGAGATTCCTTTATGATCCCCTTTTCAAGGTAGGCCTGGAACTGCTCATGAATATTGGCTTCCTGAGCAGCACTCAGAGGGGATTGCCTGATGTTGGGTGGTTGTATGCCAGGTCTGAATTTTACGTCCTCCGGAGTGACCGGTAGTCTTCCAATATCCATTTTGTCATTGGCCCACTGTGTCTCTGGTACCGATGCAAGAACTTGTTGCATGTTAAGAGAGATATTTTCCTGAGAAGCTGTAACAATAAGTACAGCGCAAATGATAGTTAACTGCTGGTTAGTTAGAGGGCTAGTCACTCCAATGCCATTTGGGCTATACTCAGTTGTTGCTTGTATTGCTGTAAGCGTGTCTGTGCCTAATAAGTTAATTTGGCAGGTCTCTGACACTATAAATGTAATACACTTTAATTAAACTCTTGTTAATTGATTTTATTTGTAACATGCTTAACAGGCTTGTCAAGTACATAATTGTCTCCTGACTGTTTTAGCATCATAATTCAATAGTATTAAAGTAAGTAGAACCCAGTATATTAAATATACAATGTACTTGTGTTGTGCAGGCATTATATATCACACACTTCTCTGCTAGTTTGGTCTGTGTTTAGGAGGGGCAAAACTTATTACATACTCATTTTCCCTCCCTCCTCTTAGATCACCTAGCTCCTCCCTTTTTGGTCTGCCTAACTGTGTGGGCGTGTCTTTCTCAATCTATGCCCATTAGTCCAGCGATACACATACCATATAACTTATATAGATAAGACACGCATAtcttcacacatacacacatattcaCAAAAATAATCCACATTATTTATGCCTAATTCTTTTGTAACACAGTCATTCCCAACTCACACAGGTACCCTCCACTAATCTCGGAAACGCAATGGAAAAGAAAACAACTTCACTGTTTTTCCTTTCTAACTTCTACATGCTCTTACCATAATCTCACATCTTTCCAAGCAGGGACTTTTATACAAAGCATTTCATTCCCCACATTTAGCCCAATACAGCTCTAGTACAtgttcagctctactacattgtcATCTTGTGGGAAGGAGTCAGTGGAAGACATAGAGGCAGGGTCGAGGCCATACACTGAAGCTGCTCTGTTCTCTTCCTTTGTCCCAGACAAATTCAAATACCTTCATTTTTCTACATCGAGACAAATTGTTTTGGGCATACCTGTCTTTAGCGTACTTGTCTCTCTTTTGGCACAACCTATAGTGTTCAAAATTGGTAGGATAATCAAGCATGACCTACACTTGGTCATCTGTTCTGCAGCCATCACAAATATTATTCCCCAAATGATATACTTCCTGCTGCAATTGTCATTCCCAGAATGACCAACTACTGGGCACTTCCTTGGAGTCTTAACTCCTTGTTGCAGTCCCAGACTCCACCTACCAATTGGCAGAATCGGGTAGCCATTAGACTCAAATAACATTCTACTATTATCTGACTGTGTTGAAGGCTTCAATGTACACTTAACTAGCACAGATCAATCTTACAAGGTGTTACATTCATTTGTCTAGGAGCCATTTGTCTGGGTCAGGACACCGGGTTAACTGAGAAACTGCCAGTGTTTTCTGTATCTCATGGAAGGGGACACACATTCCATTCCATCTTTTCAACAGGGTGCATGATAtgctataatgatatatgtaggATCACAATTTTACTGCAACCATGAGAAGCACAGCATGCAAATTTGAAATTGTTTCCCCAAATTCTGTAACAAGATCACCATGGGAAAATATTGGACTGttatatatacaactttttaaatCCTGCTTGTATAAACAAACACAAACTACAAACACATAGTTGGGACATTGTTTATTCATTCACACAAAGTACACTGATAATTTAGCAAATGAAATAGAAACAGAGGTCTGTACCTTTCTGAAAACAGCAGACAGAAAACAAAGTGTGTGTAAGAACAAGATTCCTACTCACTGCGGTTTTGTGCTTGTTTTATATCTGCCATCCTGAGACCTCAACAATCGTTACAACATTCTAcatgcccgcattctccaccaaaaaatgttaaaatcacTAAATTTAGGTAATGCTCAAGGGGTGTTGTAGCCTTATCAGTCAGGTATGTCTAATTATTATTAATACAATGCATTAGAGAAGAGAAAATGAGAAACGctcaagctcttctgttttattgttgcaatgcatgagtttataaagtttaacaaccccccccccccccacatcccctACAAGGGTAAagattcaaagtctacagcatgtgtgatttaAAAAGGTTAATTATGAGAAAACTGCATGCTCAGCATCCGGGACCCTGTCAGTAAAACTTAACTACAGTGCGTCTTTTACTCACATATTTCTTGCTATGCACATGACaatactgcataaaatataattaaatGCTTTCACAATATAATTCAGTACTTTCATTTATTTTGGATGTCAAAAAGCTTATGAAGACGCTTAAAAAAATGATGCCAACATAGTGAGCATACAGTAAATGTTTGTGTAGTATCAGCATCTGTCTTTACAAGCTGAAAAATTCTACTTTTTCAAAATATTCTGTAAATCTAGGATTTTTCTTTACAATTACAAAACCTACCCATCAAAATGTACCACTAATATAAAGTATAATATGTGGATATATAAAAGTACTCCGAACGTATTACCAGAtaagacacatgtcagatttgataAGTGGGGCTCTGTCAGGAAACAACATGTTTTACTGTGGCTGTATTAATTGTTAACTCTTTATTTCTCTTCCCAGATGGCACAGAGGTTGTTGTTAAGACGTTTTTTTACTTTAGGGAGAAGTTTAAGTGGAGCCGTACAACCCTTCCCTAACTACCTTTCACAGTGCACACAAACGCATGGTCTGCTGTCCACGACCTCAGCAAAACCTGTCCTTACCACCGCCCGTCAGATTCATGTATCGCACGCTTGTAGAGTGACATTCAACATTCAGGATAAAGAGGACTTTCAAGATCGAGTTGTTGGGAGTGAAACGCCAGTGATAGTGGATTTCCATGCACAGTAAGTTATAGTAACTGTCCAGTATACATGTAGTGTGCAGAGTTAACATAGCTGGTGCCTTCCTTTTCGATATTGCCGCCACACCGCATCCTATTCCCAAACCATGCTTTACATATGTAAAATGGCCACCAAGCCATCCCGCTACCCTGGCACTGTCCCCGGCTTTCGGAGCAAGAGCCTACAGGGAAGATAGACTCTGGACTCGGCACTGGTTCATTCAAGAGCTCAGGGAGTGTCTGATTGATTGTCATtttacacacaaatagacagactgAAGAAGGGGCAAAGTATAGCAGCAACGTTGAACAGGAGGGCACCCTATAgcgtatgttaaaggggttgtccaacttagaaaataaataaaaatgtaaccaGCTGGCCAAGCATCAGAATAACAAATGATACTATACTCGCCTCTTCTTCCTCGGGGAAATCCTGTACCGGCTCTCGCAACGATTCTATTCTCTGCCAACAGCGGTAGTtaggtgagtgctgcagccaatcaaaggatGCAGCGTCGccgcccgttctcctggcatcagcgcttgcatcctgggcgccatgatgccaggagtttgggatcgTGACAGTGCGgactatgattggctgcagcagtcacttgactTCCACTGCTGACAGAGTCCAGGGTCATCGTGGAGTCGGCACACATTTTCCCCAAGAAGAGAGGGGAGTATAGTTTCTTTCCTTATTTTGATGCATGGTCAGCtggttaattttttattttattttttttttagacttggacaacccctttaatgatatacAATCTGCCTGTAGAGTAAAATCTTGGCTGGGAACCAGAGGGTTGgcttaaatttatatatatattttttttttaaacacaacatTAGGACTTTTCCCAccaatataactaataacattcCTCTAATACTTTGTAAAGTATTCTTCAGCTATCCCGGCTCTCTGGTCCTCTGCTCAGCGCACCTGATCCTGGACTTCTCCTTCACGATTTTTCTTTTAGGCTTTCATAAGTGTGCGGTGCTGGGCTAatttccgtggcccaccctgtagaatGCTCTGTGGTTTCCTGATTGCTGTTACATATAGGACCTGCGGCGCGGGCCTGCGGGGACATCGTCTAGCAAACAGGGCaatttttttcattgcttctAATTTTTACATAACTTGCCTATTTTCTAgcggtcacaattagagatgagtgagcatactcgctaaggcaaactactcgagcgagtagtgccttatgcgagtacctgcccgctcgtctctaaagattcgggtgccggcgggggagagtggtgagttgcgggggggagagagtgagagagagattcccTTTCCTGCCCCcctcggcacccaaatcttttgagatgagcgggcaggtactctcataaggcactactcgctggaatagtttgccttagcgagtatgctcgctcatctctagtcacaatataATCACATTATAATAACAAAAAAATAGCTGCAAAAACACTAAACTTCAGGAAGGCTAAATTTGATGCCCTAACTCTAATAGACATTGACCCGGCCTTAAAAAATCTTTTAGTTAGTCAAAGCTCTTAGAAACATTCTGCTGTCTGATTGTCATCTACAGCAATTCAGCCATCTCCGCTTTGAAAATGTTCGTAAAAGATAAGCTTAAGgtcggattcacatgagcgtattagtGGACAAACAATATGCGAGCGcaatatgcaaaaatagaaccCGTTCATTCACATATGTGATTTGAGCAAACAAAATACACAGTTTGCTCTATTTTCGTACagatttgcacagggaaagagaacattttgaaCTCCTGAAACTAtttgccatttcaatggctgggagcatcggtgcttgtttttttgcacgcacaaatatgttcacgctcgtgtgaatccggtcTAAAGTATACCTCAGTTTTCTAAAATATTCCAGGTTCTCcttcacaacacatttactgctgtttgcaccctgtttcacgtctgatttttttttcaagtgctcttccacatttttctgttttgctgtttacaatccactttcagggagtGGgtctgtagcaagcctagcattctgccagtagtatactgccctgacttccttgcccttacctCCTATGTTGCactctctggtccaatcagcagggaggcagtatctgaaggCCCGCCTGTTTGCTTCCTCAGGACAATCTGgtatttaggcctcctgtccacgggtgtagtGATATTCTGCGGCAGATCTCTgccatgggagccgccgccagGGTGCAGGGGAGGGCTGACagctctccgcactgagcctatttgacagataggcttagcgcggagaatcgcggcaaatcgcagcatgccctgaTTTAAGTCTCATGGACAGCgtggctgtgctttccatagtagactatggaaagcgttcattgtgtttcccgcggccggattatcgccgcaggaaaCGCAGTcaaaaatcgcccgtggacaggaggccttagagacATTCTGACCAAATGGTTAGTACGCAGTCCATAGTGTTTGTGTTTTTAATGTTTATACACACAGAAACCCAGACACTGTAACTACAAGAAAGGCAGAGACTGCAGAGTTTGTTATCATAGTGTCTGCAGGTCtgtcagcctattatcctgcaatgttgatttaGAGGTATGACTATAAACCCTCGTGAGATAGCAGTTACTTTTCCCCCCTCAAATGAGGAAAATTATTAATTCCCTACCACAAAATAAGCAATCAGAATAAATACTGGATCAGAAACTTTCTGAAATAATCAATGACTACAACATGTAAAATTATTACACTGTAGAGAAGCGTCcatgcccctcttgaactcttttagtgagttcgccatcaccacgtcctcaggcatcgcatgagtgtgatattgggctgagtttcacggcctgatatcgctctcaaccatgtgaattagccttaatggagagtttacttttatTATTCtgtatttcacctgacatttcggTTTCCTGAGTGAATACGTACATTGGAGAAAAAATAACAGATTTACTTTCTCCGCATTGTTTCTCCTCATTTCTCCtcattcccggtcattgtaacaaggcttgtataaaaagtctgacttggcttgaaggaatgctgcctttcaataggtggcactgtggaggatttattccatctcccttatttgcatattacccagaggagcgtgcatggccatttgagtctcctcacttagtttatagtatagttgctctgcctaaggaaaaaagatagcgtttctgactttctcctcatcaccttctTCAATTCTtctctcattactttttaaaaggccaacactttcagtttaAACCTTTTTACCATTTAAAACTAACCCCAAACTGTACAATTATATGCTCTGACTGAGTctttctgtctccacctttgctgcatTTACTTGCTTTTTACATAAGTTATTTTCCTTATagcttttagtgcttcttcgctgcctagtttttattgccccctttacatctttcttTAGCCACATTGATTTGCTCCTATTCTTAAacattttattcctgtaaggtttgACACTCACAGTATCTAAAATACTTTATTGTCTTATTTTTGAGAACATTCTCAGAGTCAATAAGACTGAGAGAGTCCctaagctgatcaaacttttACCTTCCCCCTTTCAACATAACACCTTATTGAAAGGCGAGTGGAAATTTATTatgttatggtcactatttcccaggtaccCCCAACTTggacccctgttattctgtcaggtctgttggtgaatattaagtccaaaatggccgtccctctagttgggtcctgttcAAGTTGCAAAaggtgattattagagatgagcgagcgtactcgtccgagcttgatgctcgttcgagtattagggtgttcgagatgctcgttactcgagacgagcaccacgcagtgctcgactccattacatttccttccctgagaaatgtgcgcgcttttctggccaatagaagcacagggaaggcattacaacttcctcctgtgacattccagccctataccacccccctgcagtgagtggctggggagatcagatgacacccgagtatttaaatctgccccgcccacggctcggcacagatgcatggtgacagagatcagggacagtgctgctgctatagggagagcgttaggtgttatttcagtcttcaagaaccccaaggtccttcttagggccacatctgaccgtgtgcagtactgttgaggctgcttttagcagtgttgcacacattttttttttttgtatatcgggcgtgcagaccctagcgtcctcagtctgcagtcattttacagagtataggggcagtactggtgaggcagggacagtggtacagggaaagaggtatactggctatataggcagtaggctttttcaaaaaacttggggaaaaatactatatttgggctgcctgtgaccgtcttcagtttactgcgtgtctgctgggggtagtagtcgttaattaatacccagctaagcgttacagcaggcttgcgcataattgtttcctggctctgctgtgcccgttacatgaccgccgtcatcccgccagagggaaacagtatacataatatacggtatggtctgtctggtttttcacctcaccatttaaaaaaatagaagcaaaatacttaaggcctaccactggcctttggccacttgactggttctgcgctgtgaattccagtagctcagtcatacgcacctaggtctcactacaggcttgcgcataattgtttcctggctctgctgtgcgttccgtaagctaagtcagcctccaaccacaggccaataagcggcacatttaattacagcgttctgtttctgctaatctcgtaatacaccatgctgaggggtaggggtaggcctagaggatgtggacggggg
Above is a window of Eleutherodactylus coqui strain aEleCoq1 chromosome 3, aEleCoq1.hap1, whole genome shotgun sequence DNA encoding:
- the TXN2 gene encoding thioredoxin, mitochondrial, whose amino-acid sequence is MAQRLLLRRFFTLGRSLSGAVQPFPNYLSQCTQTHGLLSTTSAKPVLTTARQIHVSHACRVTFNIQDKEDFQDRVVGSETPVIVDFHAQWCGPCKILGTRLEKAVAKQQGKVLMAKVDIDDHTDLALEYEVSAVPTVIAMKNGSVIDQFVGIQEEDQLEAFLKKLIGP